A region of Neovison vison isolate M4711 chromosome 7, ASM_NN_V1, whole genome shotgun sequence DNA encodes the following proteins:
- the RPS13 gene encoding 40S ribosomal protein S13: protein MGRMHAPGKGLSQSALPYRRSVPTWLKLTSDDVKEQIYKLAKKGLTPSQIGVILRDSHGVAQVRFVTGNKILRILKSKGLAPDLPEDLYHLIKKAVAVRKHLERNRKDKDAKFRLILIESRIHRLARYYKTKRVLPPNWKYESSTASALVA from the exons ATGGGTCGCATGCATGCTCCCGG GAAGGGCCTGTCCCAGTCGGCTCTGCCTTACCGCCGCAGCGTTCCTACC TGGCTGAAGTTGACGTCTGACGACGTGAAGGAGCAGATCTACAAACTGGCCAAGAAGGGCCTGACTCCCTCGCAGATCG GTGTGATTCTGAGAGACTCCCATGGTGTGGCACAAGTACGTTTTGTGACAGGCAATAAAATCTTGAGAATTCTTAAGTCCAAAGGACTCGCTCCTGATCTTCCTGAGGATCTCTACCATTTGATTAAGAAAGCTGTTGCTGTTCGAAAGCATCTTGAGAGGAACAGAAAG GACAAGGATGCTAAATTCCGACTGATTCTGATAGAAAGCCGTATTCACCGGTTGGCTCGATACTATAAGACCAAACGAGTCCTCCCCCCCAATTGGAAATA cgaGTCATCCACAGCCTCTGCACTGGTCGCGTAA